One genomic window of Opitutia bacterium includes the following:
- the hemF gene encoding oxygen-dependent coproporphyrinogen oxidase has protein sequence MPVPDLNAVSGYLLALQDTICQTLEREDDGGEFREDRWSRPEGGGGRSRVLENGAVFEKAGVNFSHVAGKSLPASATAHRPELAGKPFHAMGVSLVIHPRNPYVPTSHMNVRFFCAGNTTALGTSSLAPATSGASTDAPIWWFGGGFDLTPYYGFEEDCVHWHRMARDACFPHGPNLYPRFKKWCDDYFFLKHRNEPRGVGGVFFDDFNALGANESFAFMRSVGDAYLKAYVPIVQRRKATPYGERERDFQLYRRGRYVEFNLVWDRGTHFGLQSGGRTESILMSLPPLVSWRYDYQPQPGSPEARLYDVFLKPTDWANFHA, from the coding sequence ATGCCCGTTCCTGATCTCAACGCCGTCAGCGGCTACCTGCTCGCCCTCCAAGACACCATCTGCCAAACGCTCGAACGCGAAGACGATGGCGGGGAGTTCCGCGAGGATCGCTGGTCGCGCCCCGAAGGCGGCGGCGGTCGCTCGCGCGTGCTGGAAAACGGCGCGGTCTTCGAGAAGGCCGGCGTCAATTTTTCGCACGTCGCCGGCAAGTCCCTGCCCGCGTCGGCCACCGCGCATCGCCCCGAGCTGGCCGGCAAGCCGTTCCACGCCATGGGCGTCTCGCTGGTCATTCATCCGCGCAATCCCTACGTGCCCACGAGCCACATGAACGTCCGCTTCTTCTGCGCGGGCAACACCACGGCCCTTGGCACTTCGTCCTTGGCTCCTGCCACTTCCGGCGCATCGACCGATGCGCCGATCTGGTGGTTCGGCGGCGGCTTCGACCTCACGCCTTACTACGGCTTCGAGGAGGACTGCGTGCATTGGCACCGTATGGCGCGCGACGCGTGCTTCCCGCACGGCCCGAATCTGTATCCGCGGTTCAAGAAATGGTGCGACGACTACTTTTTCCTGAAACACCGCAACGAACCGCGCGGCGTGGGCGGCGTGTTCTTCGACGACTTCAACGCGCTCGGCGCGAACGAGAGCTTCGCATTCATGCGCAGCGTCGGCGACGCCTACCTCAAGGCCTACGTGCCGATCGTGCAGCGGCGGAAAGCCACGCCCTACGGCGAGCGCGAGCGCGACTTCCAGCTCTACCGCCGCGGCCGCTACGTGGAGTTCAACCTCGTCTGGGACCGCGGCACGCACTTCGGCCTGCAGAGTGGCGGACGCACCGAGAGCATCCTGATGTCGCTTCCGCCGCTCGTGAGCTGGCGCTACGACTATCAACCACAGCCCGGCTCACCCGAGGCGCGCCTCTACGACGTCTTTCTCAAACCGACTGATTGGGCCAATTTCCACGCATGA
- a CDS encoding tetratricopeptide repeat protein, protein MPRWFAFWLVFALLAGGSRAADANRVSALEQQLQSAPPEARSGILVQLSTEIEADDMQRALNYAQQARELAREKPDQIRADTRLAAVERRRGRYKEALALATDAANRARDLHDDTLRADALLIVGWTQGSLANFPAALDTYRELLPLADQRADEVFLARVYTAIGIAYADSGDSARSLEAYQTALTHAQRGTDRRIVASVLNNLGNLATEARNFAAAHRYHEEALALRLANGADTRGIADSRQNLAELAVAEGKPAAAIPFIEEAIAAHAKLNLRRNLANARLTYAAALRALDRPKDALVQLQSAQQLAESLNTPTIRERVYRALADHHEAQGDYRAALDWQRKTEAAHDQALGERSRQRLDALQALYDAERRQLEIETLRRAQTEKDAALATARWQRTALLALIGIGIIAAFALLSRHRIQRRAEERILAETRTAKETAERADSLKTRLVAMVSHDIRGPLHNILHFAEEARREPDPRATAPHLDFIVSETQRVASLAQDLLDVTALESGALSIDRRPADLTEIVRATLGQLEPTARAKGQTLVFAPPGRDDGVLHADAGRLGQVVANLVSNAIKYSPRDSTISLALERTAHAIRLFVRDRGPGIPEAERAALFQPFSRLSARPTGGESSHGLGLSLARDLVRLHGGTIDVHCPPEGGSVFTVELPVAAT, encoded by the coding sequence ATGCCTCGCTGGTTCGCGTTCTGGCTGGTGTTCGCGCTCCTCGCTGGCGGTAGCCGCGCCGCCGACGCGAACCGCGTCAGCGCGCTGGAACAGCAGCTGCAATCCGCTCCGCCCGAGGCCCGCAGCGGCATTCTCGTCCAGCTTTCCACCGAGATCGAAGCCGACGACATGCAGCGCGCGCTCAACTACGCGCAACAAGCCCGCGAACTCGCCCGCGAAAAACCGGATCAAATCCGCGCCGACACCCGCCTCGCCGCCGTCGAGCGCCGCCGCGGCCGCTACAAGGAAGCGCTCGCCCTCGCCACCGACGCCGCCAACCGCGCGCGGGACCTCCACGACGACACGCTCCGCGCCGACGCGCTGCTCATCGTCGGCTGGACGCAAGGCAGCCTCGCCAACTTTCCCGCCGCGCTCGACACCTACCGCGAACTGCTGCCGCTCGCCGACCAGCGCGCCGACGAAGTCTTCCTCGCCCGCGTCTACACCGCGATCGGCATCGCCTACGCCGACTCAGGCGACAGCGCGCGTTCCCTCGAAGCCTACCAGACCGCCCTCACGCACGCCCAACGCGGCACCGACCGGCGCATCGTCGCTTCCGTGCTGAACAATCTCGGCAACCTCGCCACGGAGGCCCGGAACTTCGCCGCCGCCCACCGCTACCACGAGGAGGCGCTGGCGCTCCGCCTCGCCAACGGCGCCGACACGCGCGGCATCGCCGACTCCCGCCAGAACCTCGCCGAACTCGCGGTCGCCGAGGGCAAACCCGCCGCCGCCATCCCCTTCATCGAGGAAGCCATCGCCGCCCACGCCAAACTCAACCTCCGCCGCAACCTCGCCAACGCCCGCCTCACCTACGCCGCCGCCCTGCGCGCGCTCGACCGTCCGAAGGACGCGCTCGTGCAGCTCCAATCCGCGCAGCAACTCGCCGAGTCGCTCAACACACCCACCATTCGCGAACGCGTCTATCGCGCCCTCGCCGATCACCACGAGGCGCAAGGCGACTACCGCGCCGCCCTCGACTGGCAGCGCAAGACCGAAGCCGCGCACGACCAAGCCCTCGGCGAACGCTCGCGCCAGCGGCTCGACGCTCTTCAGGCGCTCTACGACGCCGAACGTCGCCAGCTCGAGATCGAAACGCTCCGTCGCGCTCAAACCGAAAAGGACGCCGCCCTCGCCACCGCGCGCTGGCAACGCACCGCTCTCCTCGCCCTGATCGGCATCGGCATCATCGCGGCCTTCGCCCTCCTGAGCCGCCACCGCATCCAGCGCCGCGCCGAGGAACGCATCCTCGCCGAAACCCGCACGGCCAAGGAGACCGCCGAGCGCGCCGACTCCCTCAAGACGCGCCTCGTCGCGATGGTTTCCCACGACATCCGCGGTCCGCTGCACAACATCCTGCACTTCGCTGAGGAAGCGCGCCGCGAACCCGACCCGCGTGCCACCGCGCCACATCTCGACTTCATCGTCTCCGAAACTCAACGCGTCGCGAGTCTCGCGCAGGACTTGCTCGACGTCACCGCCCTCGAATCCGGCGCGCTCTCGATCGATCGCCGCCCGGCCGACCTCACCGAGATCGTGCGCGCCACGCTGGGACAACTCGAACCCACCGCTCGCGCGAAAGGACAAACACTCGTCTTCGCTCCGCCCGGCCGCGACGACGGCGTGCTGCACGCCGATGCCGGCCGCCTCGGCCAAGTCGTCGCGAACCTCGTCAGCAACGCGATCAAGTATTCGCCGCGAGACAGCACGATTTCCCTCGCGCTCGAACGCACGGCGCACGCCATCCGGCTTTTCGTGCGCGACCGCGGCCCCGGCATCCCCGAGGCCGAGCGCGCGGCGCTCTTTCAGCCCTTCTCGCGCCTCTCCGCGCGTCCCACCGGTGGCGAATCCTCCCACGGCCTCGGCCTTTCTCTCGCGCGCGACCTCGTGCGCCTCCACGGCGGCACGATCGACGTGCACTGCCCGCCGGAAGGCGGCTCGGTCTTCACTGTCGAACTGCCTGTCGCCGCGACCTGA
- a CDS encoding YdeI/OmpD-associated family protein, whose protein sequence is MNPRFFKTPAAFRSWLEKNHASATELWVGLYKKAHAHKGITYHDALMEALCFGWIDGVMRRIDDESHMQRFTPRKSGSTWSNINVAHVERLTREGRMAPAGLAAFNARSAAKTGIYSFERKQPAQFPPALLREFKAHAAAWKFFNAQPPGYRRLATFHVASAKQEETRARRLAKLIAASAAGQRLE, encoded by the coding sequence ATGAATCCCCGTTTCTTCAAAACTCCCGCGGCCTTCCGCTCCTGGCTCGAGAAAAACCACGCCAGCGCCACCGAGCTCTGGGTCGGTCTCTACAAGAAAGCCCACGCCCACAAGGGCATCACCTATCACGACGCACTGATGGAGGCGCTGTGCTTCGGCTGGATCGACGGCGTGATGCGCCGCATCGACGACGAGAGCCACATGCAGCGTTTCACGCCGCGCAAATCCGGCAGCACCTGGAGCAACATCAACGTCGCGCACGTCGAGCGCCTCACGCGCGAAGGCCGCATGGCGCCCGCCGGCCTCGCCGCCTTCAACGCCCGCTCCGCGGCGAAGACCGGCATCTACTCCTTCGAACGCAAGCAACCCGCCCAATTCCCGCCCGCCCTCCTGCGCGAGTTCAAAGCCCACGCCGCCGCGTGGAAGTTCTTCAACGCCCAGCCGCCGGGCTACCGTCGTCTCGCCACCTTCCACGTCGCCTCCGCAAAGCAGGAGGAGACGCGCGCCCGCCGCCTCGCGAAACTCATCGCCGCTTCCGCCGCCGGCCAGCGCCTCGAGTAG
- the hemE gene encoding uroporphyrinogen decarboxylase produces MTSRERFLSAVNCEPLDRPPLWVMRQAGRYLPEYRALKAKSSFLEMVRTPELAAEVTLQPLRRFALDAAIIFSDILVIPEALGQGYKFRDEGGIAMEYRLENRAQLDRLNTTGVAERLDYMAQSLALVKKELKGERALLGFGGSPWTLATYMVEGGSSEDFSRIKELFFTDRAFFDALMEKLTAAVIEFFHMQIRAGADAIQIFDSWGGIIAGQDYEAASLRWMRQIIAAMPPGFPVILYAKGCPMQLTDMAFSGAKVLGVDWTVDLGVVRRLVPNNVALQGNLDPVLMNTTPDIVRREASRLLETMRGHHGHIFNLGHGIMPSAKIECMQALVDTVTQWK; encoded by the coding sequence ATGACCTCCCGCGAACGTTTCCTCTCCGCCGTCAACTGCGAGCCGCTCGACCGCCCCCCCCTCTGGGTGATGCGCCAAGCCGGCCGCTACCTGCCCGAATACCGCGCGCTCAAGGCGAAATCGTCCTTCCTCGAGATGGTGCGCACGCCTGAGCTCGCCGCCGAGGTCACGCTGCAGCCGCTGCGCCGCTTCGCGCTCGATGCCGCGATCATCTTCTCGGACATCCTCGTGATCCCCGAGGCGCTGGGCCAGGGTTACAAGTTCCGCGACGAAGGCGGCATCGCGATGGAGTATCGCCTCGAAAACCGCGCCCAGCTCGACCGCCTCAACACCACCGGCGTCGCCGAACGCCTCGACTACATGGCGCAATCGCTCGCGCTCGTGAAAAAGGAACTGAAGGGCGAGCGCGCGCTGCTCGGCTTCGGCGGCTCGCCGTGGACGCTCGCGACCTACATGGTCGAAGGCGGCAGCTCGGAGGATTTTTCGCGCATCAAGGAGCTGTTCTTCACCGACCGCGCGTTCTTCGATGCGCTGATGGAAAAACTGACCGCGGCCGTGATCGAGTTTTTCCACATGCAAATCCGCGCCGGCGCGGATGCGATCCAGATCTTCGACTCGTGGGGCGGCATCATCGCCGGCCAGGACTACGAAGCTGCCTCGCTCCGCTGGATGCGCCAGATCATCGCCGCGATGCCGCCGGGTTTCCCGGTGATCCTCTACGCGAAAGGCTGCCCGATGCAGCTCACCGACATGGCGTTCTCCGGCGCGAAGGTGCTCGGCGTCGACTGGACCGTCGACCTCGGCGTCGTCCGCCGCCTCGTGCCGAACAACGTCGCGCTGCAAGGCAACCTCGACCCGGTGCTGATGAATACCACGCCCGACATCGTTCGCCGAGAAGCCTCCCGCCTCCTCGAAACCATGCGCGGTCATCACGGTCATATCTTCAACCTCGGCCACGGCATCATGCCGTCCGCGAAGATCGAGTGCATGCAAGCGCTCGTTGATACGGTCACGCAGTGGAAATGA
- a CDS encoding peptide chain release factor 3, with protein sequence MSPAQEIARRRTFAIISHPDAGKTTLTEKFLLYGNAIHLAGAVKDRKNQRATASDWMELEKQRGISISSTVLQFDFAGCAVNLLDTPGHKDFSEDTYRVLTAVDAALMVIDAAKGVETQTRKLFEVCRRRGVPIFTFMNKCDRPTRNPLELLDELESVLGLQSSPVIWPLGNGPSFKGVFDRRTRQVHLFERVPGGAFQAPVNVTSLNDPAVRAKLDDDTYAAVTEQLEMLDGAGHPFDLDAVQRGQQTPVYFGSAVNNFGIELLLNGFLKDSVPPAPRRAMTVSGVGLEEIAKAASEPANETNSRVIPVDFPKFSGFIFKIQANMDPKHRDRIAFLRVCSGKFERDMVVTHQRTGKQVRLSSSHKLFGQERETVDEAWPGDVIGIVGHDAFGIGDTLTEDRTILYNEIPRFPPEVFTYISNPTAGDAKKYRAGLEQLLQEGVVQSFTAKNAPAGATLLAAVGPLQFEVVQWRLQSEYNAESRLAPTPWTLLKWVVVPDAMKGPKGFDSSRVIVATGVSFGADKFENPVVLFPNDWTMRYFTEKNPELKLLDLPPEQHGE encoded by the coding sequence ATGTCGCCCGCTCAAGAAATCGCCCGCCGCCGCACCTTCGCGATCATCTCGCACCCCGACGCGGGCAAGACGACGCTGACCGAGAAATTCCTCCTCTACGGCAACGCCATCCACCTCGCCGGCGCCGTGAAGGACCGCAAGAACCAGCGCGCCACCGCCTCCGACTGGATGGAACTCGAGAAACAGCGCGGCATCTCGATCAGCTCGACCGTCCTCCAATTCGATTTCGCCGGCTGCGCCGTCAACCTCCTCGACACGCCCGGCCACAAGGACTTTTCCGAAGACACCTACCGCGTGCTCACCGCCGTGGACGCGGCGCTCATGGTGATCGACGCCGCCAAGGGCGTTGAAACACAGACGCGCAAGCTCTTCGAAGTCTGCCGCCGCCGCGGCGTGCCGATCTTCACGTTCATGAACAAGTGCGACCGGCCGACGCGCAACCCGCTCGAGCTGCTCGACGAACTCGAGAGCGTCCTCGGGCTGCAATCGTCGCCCGTCATCTGGCCGCTCGGCAACGGCCCGTCGTTCAAGGGCGTCTTCGATCGTCGCACGCGGCAGGTGCACCTCTTCGAGCGCGTGCCCGGCGGCGCGTTTCAGGCGCCTGTCAACGTCACTTCGCTCAATGATCCCGCGGTCCGCGCCAAGCTCGACGACGACACCTACGCCGCCGTCACCGAGCAACTCGAGATGCTCGACGGCGCCGGTCATCCCTTCGACCTCGACGCCGTGCAGCGCGGCCAGCAGACGCCCGTCTATTTCGGCAGCGCGGTGAACAATTTCGGCATCGAACTCCTCCTGAACGGATTCTTGAAGGACTCGGTCCCGCCCGCGCCGCGCCGCGCGATGACGGTGAGCGGCGTCGGTCTCGAGGAGATTGCAAAGGCCGCCTCCGAACCCGCGAACGAGACGAACTCGCGCGTGATCCCCGTCGATTTCCCGAAGTTCTCCGGCTTCATTTTCAAGATTCAGGCGAACATGGACCCGAAGCACCGCGACCGCATCGCGTTCCTGCGCGTGTGCTCCGGCAAATTCGAGCGCGACATGGTCGTCACGCATCAGCGCACCGGCAAACAGGTCCGCCTCTCGTCCTCGCACAAACTCTTCGGCCAGGAGCGCGAGACCGTCGACGAGGCGTGGCCGGGCGACGTCATCGGCATCGTCGGCCACGACGCCTTCGGCATCGGCGACACGCTCACCGAGGACCGCACGATCCTCTACAACGAGATCCCGCGCTTCCCGCCCGAAGTCTTCACCTACATTTCGAATCCGACCGCCGGCGACGCGAAGAAATACCGCGCCGGCCTCGAACAGCTCCTGCAGGAAGGCGTCGTCCAATCCTTCACGGCGAAAAACGCCCCGGCCGGCGCCACGCTGCTCGCCGCCGTCGGTCCGCTGCAATTCGAAGTCGTGCAATGGCGCCTGCAGAGCGAATACAACGCCGAGTCGCGCCTCGCGCCGACTCCGTGGACATTGCTCAAGTGGGTCGTCGTGCCCGACGCGATGAAGGGTCCGAAGGGCTTCGACAGCTCGCGCGTGATCGTCGCCACCGGCGTGAGTTTCGGCGCGGACAAGTTCGAGAATCCCGTCGTGCTTTTCCCGAACGATTGGACGATGCGCTACTTCACGGAAAAAAATCCCGAGCTGAAGCTCCTCGATCTGCCGCCGGAACAACACGGCGAATAG
- a CDS encoding HD domain-containing protein: MTSGEIHSLLAFLRRAERLKTVTRTSWTSEGKQESTAEHTWRLCLFALSVKPWFPELNFERVLAIALVHDLGEAISGDISAVLQVGAPPKHEQERRDLVQLLGDAPAVTHANLLALFDEYNAAATPEAKFVKAVDKLETILQHNQGRNPASFDYAFNLPYGQQYTAGHPVIVKLREILDAETQARAAGDRPPPL; this comes from the coding sequence ATGACTTCCGGCGAAATCCACTCCCTGCTCGCTTTCCTCCGTCGCGCCGAGCGGCTGAAAACCGTCACGCGCACCTCGTGGACCTCCGAGGGCAAACAGGAAAGCACGGCCGAGCACACGTGGCGCCTGTGCCTTTTCGCGCTGAGTGTGAAGCCGTGGTTCCCTGAGCTGAACTTCGAGCGCGTGCTCGCCATCGCGCTCGTGCACGACCTCGGCGAAGCGATCAGCGGCGACATCTCAGCGGTGCTCCAAGTCGGCGCGCCGCCGAAACACGAGCAGGAGCGCCGCGATCTCGTCCAACTCCTCGGCGACGCGCCCGCCGTGACGCACGCCAACCTTCTCGCCCTCTTCGACGAATACAACGCCGCCGCGACGCCCGAGGCGAAGTTCGTGAAGGCCGTCGATAAGCTCGAGACGATCCTCCAGCACAACCAGGGTCGCAATCCCGCGAGTTTCGACTACGCCTTCAACCTGCCCTACGGCCAGCAATACACGGCCGGTCACCCTGTGATCGTGAAGCTGCGCGAGATCCTCGACGCCGAGACGCAGGCACGCGCCGCCGGCGACCGCCCGCCGCCGCTCTGA
- a CDS encoding alpha/beta fold hydrolase, whose translation MKTLLLTCLALLSVGPALRAADSAAAPVPATKPVMLIVHGAWGGAWQFSKVDPLLREKGFDVRRPTLTGLGERSHLASKDIGLETHIQDVVNVILFENLHDIILVGHSYGGMIITGVADRLPDRIKKLVYLDAMVPNDGECAQDVMGISDWIKGMTKDGMIVPPWAKPAGVYPNDVPHPLKTFTDPISLKNPAREKIPAAYILTVDPGKKPEEDAFWKSAERARARGWTVTIMEADHNPQWRKPVETAELLGTMK comes from the coding sequence ATGAAAACTCTCCTCCTCACCTGTCTCGCGTTGCTCTCCGTCGGCCCGGCCCTGCGCGCCGCCGACTCCGCGGCCGCGCCGGTCCCCGCCACCAAGCCCGTGATGCTCATCGTCCACGGCGCGTGGGGTGGTGCGTGGCAATTCTCCAAGGTCGATCCGCTCCTTCGCGAAAAGGGCTTCGACGTTCGCCGCCCGACGCTCACCGGCCTCGGCGAACGTTCGCACCTCGCGTCGAAGGACATCGGTCTCGAGACGCACATCCAGGACGTCGTGAACGTCATCCTCTTTGAAAACCTCCACGACATCATCCTCGTCGGCCACAGCTACGGCGGCATGATCATCACCGGCGTCGCCGACCGCCTGCCGGACCGCATCAAGAAACTCGTCTACCTCGACGCCATGGTCCCGAACGACGGCGAGTGCGCCCAGGACGTCATGGGCATCTCCGACTGGATCAAGGGCATGACCAAAGACGGCATGATCGTCCCGCCCTGGGCCAAGCCCGCCGGCGTTTACCCCAACGACGTGCCGCATCCGCTCAAGACCTTCACCGATCCGATCTCCCTCAAGAATCCCGCCCGCGAAAAAATCCCCGCCGCCTACATCCTCACGGTCGATCCCGGCAAGAAACCGGAAGAGGACGCCTTCTGGAAATCCGCCGAACGCGCCCGCGCCCGCGGCTGGACGGTCACGATCATGGAAGCCGACCACAACCCGCAGTGGCGCAAACCCGTCGAAACCGCCGAACTGCTCGGGACGATGAAGTGA
- a CDS encoding ROK family protein, whose translation MSTAQIYLGTDSGATTSKTGGIFADGTIISHQLRQSSTNSQAGTAAVVRGWIDGVNGFLAENNLTWAQVRGVGLAIPGPYDSYGVLGRSANLPASFAGWDFHADYGRALAEAAGRAIPLVVGNDGNYGGVAEAFRVCAGRKAGVLMLAPGSGLGAAYVDPHGAPLDGDTLCGMESGHVPAALHLLGNIRPFKCGCGRDWGCVEAYTTISGLPQLLAEFLKKYPDHPLAKSTAPEKEKALSLRSLAQKGDALANDIFDFQARALGLHVASLAMSLDPEFVVIGGGLIDPHATTEEFRARYLKGIHDAALPYLFPQQRQKLKVVPATLGELSQAIGAALVARHAFAGV comes from the coding sequence ATGAGCACGGCCCAAATCTATCTCGGCACCGACAGCGGCGCGACGACCTCGAAGACCGGCGGCATTTTCGCCGACGGCACGATCATTTCCCACCAGCTCCGCCAGAGCTCCACGAATTCCCAGGCCGGCACCGCCGCCGTCGTGCGCGGCTGGATCGACGGCGTGAACGGCTTCCTCGCCGAGAACAACCTCACGTGGGCCCAGGTGCGCGGCGTCGGCCTCGCCATCCCCGGTCCCTACGACAGCTACGGTGTGCTCGGCCGCTCCGCCAACCTCCCGGCGAGTTTCGCCGGCTGGGATTTCCACGCCGACTACGGCCGTGCGCTCGCCGAGGCTGCCGGCCGCGCCATCCCGCTCGTCGTCGGCAACGACGGCAACTACGGCGGCGTCGCCGAGGCGTTCCGCGTCTGCGCCGGCCGCAAGGCGGGCGTGCTCATGCTCGCGCCCGGCTCCGGCCTCGGCGCGGCCTACGTCGACCCGCACGGCGCACCGCTCGACGGCGACACGCTTTGCGGCATGGAGTCCGGCCACGTGCCCGCCGCGCTCCATTTGCTCGGCAATATCCGTCCCTTCAAGTGCGGCTGCGGCCGCGACTGGGGTTGCGTCGAGGCCTACACGACCATCTCCGGCCTGCCCCAGCTCCTCGCTGAATTCCTGAAAAAATATCCGGATCACCCGCTCGCCAAATCGACCGCGCCCGAAAAGGAAAAGGCCCTCTCGCTCCGCAGCCTCGCGCAAAAAGGCGACGCGCTCGCGAACGACATCTTCGATTTCCAGGCGCGCGCCCTCGGTCTGCATGTCGCGTCGCTCGCCATGTCGCTCGATCCGGAGTTCGTCGTCATCGGCGGCGGCCTCATCGATCCGCACGCCACGACCGAGGAGTTCCGCGCCCGCTACCTCAAGGGCATCCACGACGCCGCGCTGCCTTATCTCTTCCCGCAACAGCGGCAGAAGCTGAAGGTCGTTCCCGCCACCCTCGGCGAACTCTCCCAAGCCATCGGCGCCGCCCTCGTCGCCCGCCACGCCTTCGCCGGCGTCTGA
- a CDS encoding YecH family protein, which yields MHPQLTPSVHGHEVMDALLASGRLFTRDTAANFIVEKFGASARYHTCSAEGMTAAELVDFLASRGKFVGTEEGFTVNTHRVCQH from the coding sequence ATGCACCCGCAACTCACTCCCAGCGTCCACGGCCATGAAGTGATGGATGCCCTGCTCGCGTCCGGCCGCCTGTTCACCCGCGACACCGCCGCCAATTTCATCGTGGAAAAATTCGGCGCCAGCGCGCGCTACCACACCTGCTCGGCCGAAGGCATGACCGCGGCCGAACTCGTGGATTTCCTCGCGTCCCGCGGCAAATTCGTCGGCACCGAGGAGGGCTTCACGGTCAACACGCACCGCGTCTGCCAGCACTGA
- a CDS encoding amidohydrolase family protein, with the protein MLRRLALLVAAVCSTAAFAAETTAPAVPVVTYLKAARVIEPKSGTVLQDQIITVTGDKITSVTALAATTLPAGAHMIDLGSATVLPGLIDCHTHVTGQPENFYEDIFRKSPIDEATTSHIYAKRTLLAGFTTIRNVGAGNYVDFALRRAIEKGELAGPRMQASGPSLSATGGHGDLNGMSPYVRFEGDINGVADGIDAVRKKVRENVKFGADVIKMLATAGVLSEEESVGAPQYQLDEMKAIVEEAALWGRKVAAHAHGTEGIKMAIRAGVASIEHASFIDDEGIKLALERGTYLVPDIYNDDYILAEYSRMGYPDKIIEKERKVGRTQRENFAKAVKAGCKIAYGTDSGVYPHGWNGKQFFHMVKWGMTPMQAIQSATIAAADLLGWQTKVGQIAPGFYADLIAVKGDPLADVTVLEKVDFVMKGGEVYKDALAGQPVKLFE; encoded by the coding sequence ATGCTTCGTCGCCTTGCCCTCCTCGTCGCCGCGGTCTGTTCGACCGCCGCCTTCGCCGCCGAAACAACCGCTCCCGCCGTCCCCGTCGTCACCTACCTCAAGGCCGCGCGCGTGATCGAGCCGAAGTCCGGCACGGTGCTGCAGGACCAGATCATCACCGTCACCGGCGACAAGATCACGTCCGTCACCGCGCTCGCCGCCACGACGCTGCCGGCAGGCGCACACATGATCGACCTCGGCAGCGCCACCGTGTTGCCCGGGCTCATCGATTGCCACACCCACGTCACCGGACAGCCGGAGAATTTCTACGAGGACATCTTCCGCAAGAGCCCGATCGACGAAGCGACCACTTCGCACATCTACGCGAAACGCACGCTGCTCGCTGGCTTCACCACGATCCGCAACGTCGGCGCCGGCAACTATGTCGACTTCGCGCTGCGCCGCGCGATCGAGAAGGGTGAACTCGCCGGTCCGCGCATGCAGGCCAGCGGCCCGTCGCTCAGCGCCACCGGCGGCCACGGCGATCTCAACGGCATGTCGCCCTACGTCCGCTTCGAAGGCGACATCAACGGCGTCGCCGACGGCATCGACGCGGTGCGAAAGAAGGTCCGCGAAAACGTCAAATTCGGCGCCGACGTCATCAAGATGCTCGCGACCGCCGGCGTGTTGTCCGAAGAGGAATCCGTCGGCGCGCCGCAATACCAGCTCGACGAGATGAAGGCCATCGTCGAGGAAGCCGCACTCTGGGGCCGCAAGGTCGCCGCCCACGCGCACGGCACCGAAGGCATCAAGATGGCGATCCGCGCCGGCGTCGCCTCGATCGAGCACGCCAGCTTCATCGACGACGAAGGCATCAAGCTCGCGCTCGAACGCGGCACCTACCTCGTGCCCGACATTTACAACGACGACTACATCCTCGCCGAGTATTCGCGCATGGGTTACCCGGACAAAATCATCGAGAAGGAGCGCAAGGTCGGCCGCACGCAGCGCGAGAATTTCGCCAAGGCCGTGAAGGCCGGCTGCAAGATCGCCTACGGCACCGACTCCGGCGTCTACCCGCACGGCTGGAACGGAAAACAGTTCTTCCACATGGTGAAATGGGGCATGACGCCGATGCAGGCCATCCAGTCCGCCACCATCGCCGCCGCCGATCTGCTCGGCTGGCAGACCAAGGTCGGGCAGATCGCGCCCGGCTTCTACGCCGACCTCATCGCCGTCAAAGGCGACCCGCTCGCCGACGTCACTGTGCTCGAGAAAGTCGATTTCGTAATGAAAGGCGGCGAGGTCTACAAGGACGCCCTCGCCGGCCAACCGGTGAAGCTGTTCGAGTAA